A section of the Chloroflexota bacterium genome encodes:
- a CDS encoding type II toxin-antitoxin system VapC family toxin yields the protein MIVVDANVVIDLLLDVDSGRDSEELFTRDPDWVAPRLLSSELNNVLVGFARRNLLEPAAAAEVIGDAEAIFDGRLVEVSASAAMAAALESGLSAYDAEYVVAARALGVRLATRDGKILRTAPDVAVAPAAA from the coding sequence ATGATCGTTGTCGATGCCAACGTGGTTATTGATCTGCTGCTCGACGTGGATTCGGGGCGTGACTCTGAAGAATTGTTCACGAGGGATCCGGACTGGGTGGCTCCGCGACTGTTATCCAGTGAGTTGAACAACGTTCTGGTCGGATTCGCGCGGCGGAATCTGCTGGAACCCGCAGCGGCTGCAGAGGTTATCGGCGATGCCGAAGCGATATTTGACGGCCGTCTGGTTGAGGTGTCTGCGTCCGCCGCGATGGCCGCCGCGCTTGAATCGGGACTGAGTGCTTACGACGCCGAATACGTGGTCGCGGCGCGCGCGCTGGGAGTGCGGCTAGCGACTCGGGACGGAAAGATTCTGCGAACCGCGCCCGACGTCGCGGTTGCGCCCGCGGCGGCCTGA
- a CDS encoding TIGR01777 family protein, whose protein sequence is MTRIAIAGGTGMLGREVSAVLEEKGHSLVLLSRRAQIAPGYEQVVQWDPVTRPAPAEALSGVQAVINLAGEPVSGRWTSAKRERIRTSRVRGTTNLVRGMLDARPGPQLLISTSAIGYYGPRGDQVLNERASSGDSYLAQVAREWEAAAEQFATAGNRLVTMRLGIVLGHGGALKQMLPLARLGLGGPLGSGRQWWSWVHIADVCRFVVGAIEDLECTGTYNLTAPEPVRQREFAQTLGRVLGRPAVLPAPAFGLRLLLGGFSTELLDSKRVIPERLQNSGWRFAHPDLYTALKGLILRRRSDGPPASV, encoded by the coding sequence TTGACGCGCATCGCGATTGCCGGCGGTACCGGCATGCTGGGTCGGGAGGTTTCGGCGGTGCTGGAGGAAAAGGGCCACTCACTGGTGCTGCTTTCGCGCCGGGCTCAAATCGCCCCTGGCTACGAGCAGGTCGTCCAATGGGACCCGGTTACGAGGCCGGCGCCGGCCGAGGCCCTCTCCGGGGTCCAGGCCGTCATAAACCTGGCCGGTGAGCCCGTATCCGGACGCTGGACGTCGGCCAAGCGCGAACGCATCAGGACGAGCCGGGTTCGAGGAACGACGAATCTGGTGCGCGGCATGCTCGATGCTCGGCCGGGACCGCAACTGCTGATATCGACCAGCGCGATCGGGTACTACGGCCCGCGCGGCGACCAGGTCCTCAACGAACGCGCCTCGAGCGGCGACAGCTACCTGGCCCAGGTCGCCCGCGAGTGGGAAGCTGCGGCCGAGCAGTTCGCCACCGCCGGCAATCGCCTGGTTACCATGCGGCTCGGAATCGTCCTGGGCCACGGCGGGGCTCTAAAGCAAATGCTGCCGCTGGCGCGCCTCGGCCTCGGCGGACCGCTGGGCAGCGGCCGGCAATGGTGGTCATGGGTTCACATCGCCGATGTGTGTCGGTTTGTGGTCGGGGCAATTGAGGATCTCGAATGCACCGGAACCTACAACCTGACTGCCCCAGAACCGGTTCGGCAGAGGGAATTTGCGCAAACCCTGGGACGCGTTCTGGGTCGCCCAGCGGTTCTGCCGGCGCCGGCGTTCGGCCTGCGCCTATTGCTCGGCGGTTTCTCGACTGAACTGCTCGACAGCAAGCGGGTAATCCCGGAACGCCTCCAGAACTCCGGTTGGCGGTTCGCGCACCCCGATCTGTACACGGCACTCAAGGGCCTTATCCTGCGCAGGCGATCCGACGGGCCGCCTGCTAGCGTATGA
- a CDS encoding ATP-binding cassette domain-containing protein produces the protein MTESGLAIWTGGLHRVFDRVHAVRGVDIAVAPGEIYGFLGPNGAGKTTTLRVLTTLLLPSAGRAKVAGFDVVSDAARVRLKIGTALQDVGLDPKQTGLELLRLQGYLYGLSRRDANRRIAELEHLIDIGDAIKRLIGTYSGGMKRRLDLAASLIHSPEILFLDEPTTGLDPISRARVWEHIRSVNRELGVTIFLTTQYLEEADALADRVGIIDEGVLAVEGTPRELKRDIGSDVIVVSVDDPVIALKTLQGLPWAGQIDTFGHELSVAAPGGSRQISEVAIALAQAGVEVDALTLRTPTLDDVFLHVTGARMSGGAEPAAPAKLESVGGH, from the coding sequence ATGACTGAATCCGGGCTGGCGATCTGGACCGGCGGATTGCATCGCGTTTTCGATCGCGTGCATGCGGTCCGCGGCGTTGACATCGCCGTCGCCCCGGGCGAGATCTACGGATTTCTCGGCCCCAACGGGGCCGGCAAGACGACTACGCTCCGGGTCCTTACCACCCTGCTCCTACCGAGCGCGGGGCGGGCAAAGGTGGCCGGTTTCGATGTTGTTTCCGACGCCGCCCGGGTCCGCCTCAAGATCGGGACCGCGCTCCAGGACGTCGGGCTCGATCCCAAGCAGACCGGGCTCGAACTTCTGCGCCTGCAGGGGTATCTCTACGGTCTATCGCGCCGCGACGCCAATCGCCGGATAGCCGAACTCGAGCATCTGATCGACATTGGGGACGCGATAAAGCGCCTGATCGGAACCTATTCGGGCGGCATGAAGCGGCGCCTCGACCTTGCTGCGTCGCTGATACATTCCCCCGAGATTCTTTTCCTGGACGAACCGACCACGGGCCTGGACCCGATTTCGCGGGCGCGCGTGTGGGAGCACATCCGCTCGGTCAATCGCGAGTTGGGCGTGACGATCTTCCTGACCACGCAATACCTCGAGGAGGCCGATGCCCTTGCCGACCGGGTTGGAATCATCGACGAGGGCGTTCTGGCGGTGGAGGGAACTCCACGCGAGCTCAAGCGGGACATCGGATCGGACGTGATCGTGGTCAGCGTGGACGATCCCGTAATCGCCCTGAAAACGCTTCAAGGCCTGCCCTGGGCCGGGCAGATCGACACCTTTGGCCACGAACTGTCGGTGGCCGCCCCGGGCGGTTCGCGTCAGATCAGCGAAGTAGCCATCGCCCTGGCCCAGGCGGGGGTGGAGGTGGATGCGCTAACCCTTCGAACTCCCACCCTGGACGACGTTTTCCTGCACGTTACCGGGGCACGGATGTCGGGCGGAGCCGAACCGGCGGCGCCGGCGAAACTCGAATCGGTGGGCGGACATTGA
- a CDS encoding ABC transporter permease, which translates to MTTAERVVARPAGFWRDLASLGERAIRSIPRDPETLVGALIVPAFFFLINVGALQDLTEGFPGAEGFDYKAFQIPVAILFAVTGLSRANILVLDIQGGYFDRLAVTPVNRPAMMLGFMVADMVLAVVMTIPVLILALVVGVEFKTGVPGVIALLVLTVCWTAIYNGFPYSIALKTGNPAAVNTSFIIFFPVVFLSPVFVPQEAMTGWMATIVTFNPVTYLLQGMRSLVSEGWVISDILGAIAGIAAIGLITFPLATWALLGRIRRK; encoded by the coding sequence TTGACGACCGCCGAGAGGGTCGTGGCCCGCCCCGCCGGGTTCTGGCGCGACCTGGCCAGCCTGGGCGAGCGGGCGATCCGGTCGATTCCCCGCGACCCGGAAACCCTTGTCGGAGCCCTGATCGTGCCGGCGTTCTTCTTTTTGATCAACGTCGGCGCCCTCCAGGACCTGACCGAGGGATTCCCGGGTGCGGAAGGCTTTGACTACAAGGCCTTCCAGATCCCGGTGGCGATCCTGTTTGCGGTCACCGGACTCAGTCGCGCCAACATCCTGGTCCTGGACATCCAGGGCGGCTACTTCGACCGGCTCGCGGTCACCCCGGTCAATCGCCCCGCAATGATGCTGGGATTCATGGTGGCCGACATGGTGCTGGCGGTGGTGATGACGATTCCGGTCCTGATCCTTGCGCTGGTTGTGGGGGTGGAATTCAAGACCGGCGTGCCGGGGGTGATCGCGTTGCTGGTGCTGACCGTCTGCTGGACGGCCATTTACAACGGATTCCCCTACTCGATCGCTCTGAAAACTGGCAATCCGGCGGCCGTCAACACCAGCTTCATAATCTTTTTCCCGGTCGTATTTCTCAGTCCGGTATTCGTTCCACAGGAGGCCATGACCGGCTGGATGGCCACAATCGTTACCTTCAATCCGGTGACCTATCTGCTCCAGGGAATGCGCTCACTGGTCAGCGAGGGCTGGGTGATTTCCGACATCCTGGGCGCGATTGCCGGAATCGCCGCTATCGGGCTGATCACCTTCCCGCTGGCCACCTGGGCGCTGTTGGGCCGGATTCGCCGCAAATAG
- a CDS encoding redoxin family protein produces the protein MLSNFAATLSRSRGLVLAAVGVVAAAAIVLIGIGIGAQQAEVAAPEPAGAPPPPITVTLQDRGPAPEFSGIGAWMNGEKTTIAGLRGQVVLIDFWTLGCINCRRTLPYVRQWHDRYAAHGLKVIGVHTPEFAYEKDQERVRQAMAELGVTWTVAIDNQKGTWYAWRNRWWPRKYLIDAAGTLRYDRIGEGAYEQTEHAIRLLLEENGADLSAVPFGARL, from the coding sequence ATCTTGTCCAATTTCGCCGCCACTCTTAGCCGCTCGCGCGGACTGGTCTTGGCCGCCGTCGGGGTTGTTGCCGCCGCCGCAATCGTGCTGATCGGCATCGGCATCGGCGCCCAGCAAGCGGAAGTCGCCGCTCCCGAACCGGCGGGCGCTCCGCCGCCGCCGATTACGGTCACCCTCCAGGATCGGGGTCCCGCGCCCGAGTTTTCGGGTATCGGAGCCTGGATGAATGGCGAGAAAACAACGATCGCGGGCCTGCGCGGCCAGGTTGTCCTGATCGACTTTTGGACACTGGGCTGCATCAATTGCCGCCGCACCCTTCCCTATGTGCGGCAGTGGCACGACCGCTACGCGGCCCACGGGCTCAAGGTAATCGGCGTGCACACGCCGGAATTTGCCTACGAAAAGGACCAGGAGCGGGTCCGCCAGGCGATGGCCGAATTGGGCGTGACCTGGACAGTTGCGATCGACAACCAAAAAGGCACATGGTACGCCTGGCGCAACCGCTGGTGGCCGCGCAAGTACCTGATTGACGCCGCCGGCACCCTGCGCTACGACCGCATCGGCGAGGGCGCCTACGAGCAGACCGAGCATGCGATCCGGCTTCTCCTGGAGGAGAACGGCGCCGACCTGAGCGCCGTGCCATTCGGCGCTCGTCTCTAG
- a CDS encoding NADP-dependent isocitrate dehydrogenase — translation MSSNVPITVAHGDGIGPEIMDATLRILDAAGARLEIEEIVVGEPVYLRGFTAGIEDGSWESLRRTKVFLKAPITTPQGGGFKSMNVTIRKALGLYANVRPAVAYDPFVATKHPGMDVVIVRENEEDLYAGIEHRPTAGVTQSLKLISRSGSERICRYAFEYARRFGRSKVTCFTKDNIMKMSDGLFHRVFDEVAAEYPEFENEHWIVDIGMAKLADTPEVFDVIVTPNLYGDILSDIAAQIAGSVGLGGSANVGAECAMFEAIHGSAPRRAGQNLANPSGLLHGAILMLVHIGQGQVAARVRDAWLATIEDGVHTYDMYSKEHSSRKVGTREFADAVIERIGSRPQRFGPSKFGDPEEGAVAAATAVTRPAKKIVGVDVFVDWDGAAPSELAGRVKPLGQGFELTVIDNRGLKVWPGDSSDAIVSEHWRCRFERDPASHEEIAQLLARLGAAGIDFVSAANLYTYDGNPGFSLAQGQ, via the coding sequence TTGTCATCCAACGTCCCGATAACGGTTGCCCACGGGGACGGTATCGGCCCCGAAATCATGGACGCAACGCTTCGCATATTAGATGCCGCCGGCGCCCGGCTCGAGATTGAAGAGATCGTTGTCGGCGAGCCGGTTTACCTGCGCGGATTCACCGCCGGAATCGAGGACGGATCGTGGGAATCGTTGCGGCGCACCAAGGTCTTCCTGAAAGCCCCGATAACCACTCCGCAGGGCGGCGGCTTCAAGAGCATGAACGTCACGATCCGCAAAGCCCTCGGTCTTTACGCAAACGTCCGCCCGGCCGTCGCCTACGACCCCTTCGTCGCAACCAAGCATCCCGGCATGGACGTGGTGATCGTCCGCGAGAACGAGGAGGATCTCTACGCCGGAATTGAACATCGACCCACCGCCGGCGTGACGCAGTCCCTGAAGCTGATCTCGCGCTCCGGGTCCGAACGAATCTGCCGTTACGCGTTCGAATATGCCCGGCGGTTCGGGCGCAGCAAGGTGACCTGCTTTACCAAAGACAACATCATGAAGATGTCCGACGGCCTCTTCCATCGCGTGTTCGACGAAGTGGCCGCCGAATACCCGGAGTTCGAGAACGAACACTGGATAGTCGACATAGGCATGGCCAAGCTGGCCGACACGCCCGAAGTATTCGACGTGATCGTTACCCCGAACCTTTACGGCGACATCCTCTCCGACATCGCGGCCCAGATAGCCGGCAGCGTCGGTCTGGGCGGATCGGCCAACGTGGGGGCCGAATGCGCCATGTTCGAGGCGATCCACGGATCTGCACCGCGCCGCGCCGGACAGAATCTGGCCAACCCTTCGGGGTTGCTGCACGGCGCGATCCTGATGCTGGTCCACATCGGCCAGGGGCAGGTGGCGGCAAGGGTTCGCGACGCCTGGCTGGCGACCATCGAGGACGGCGTGCACACCTACGACATGTACTCGAAGGAGCACAGTTCGCGCAAGGTCGGCACCCGCGAATTCGCCGATGCGGTCATCGAGCGGATCGGTAGCCGTCCGCAGCGGTTCGGTCCTTCCAAATTCGGAGATCCCGAGGAGGGCGCCGTGGCCGCGGCCACGGCAGTAACTCGGCCAGCCAAAAAGATAGTCGGAGTCGATGTCTTCGTCGACTGGGATGGCGCCGCGCCGAGCGAGCTGGCCGGCAGGGTAAAGCCGCTCGGCCAGGGATTCGAACTGACGGTTATCGATAACCGCGGCCTGAAGGTCTGGCCGGGTGATTCGAGCGACGCCATAGTCTCCGAACACTGGCGCTGCCGCTTTGAGCGCGATCCCGCCTCGCACGAAGAAATAGCCCAGCTGCTCGCCCGCCTGGGCGCCGCCGGCATCGATTTCGTCTCGGCGGCGAACCTTTACACCTATGACGGAAATCCCGGATTCTCACTAGCACAAGGTCAGTAG
- the lgt gene encoding prolipoprotein diacylglyceryl transferase, which produces MDARRELSLGKICAGHSPCDGPQGTRHHAHAGEHRFIFGLIEIPLSPYLEVGPVTLRFYGPIVVAGIAAGWWICRRYAHAVGITVDDVDAIALWAIIAGIVGTRALHVIDKWPEIYASDPLLAPQIWRGGGAIWGGIIGGVAGGAIAAWRHGIYIPAVADVGALGLILGQAIGRLANVVNGEHTRVASDLPWAFLYTNPATLAARDATGATFPAHPAHLYELLADVLILAVLIFAISRWGGSGRVFALYAFSYSLFRFLITFLRQDELYGPFSQAQWIAVAIGLVAGLALFLFWTGRLSTRTMHWRRARGQAPPINPDPSD; this is translated from the coding sequence ATCGACGCCCGCCGGGAGCTGTCATTGGGCAAAATCTGTGCGGGCCATAGTCCCTGCGACGGCCCGCAAGGCACCCGCCATCATGCGCACGCGGGAGAACACCGCTTTATCTTCGGTTTGATCGAGATCCCATTGAGTCCCTACCTGGAGGTGGGGCCGGTTACGCTGCGGTTTTACGGACCGATCGTCGTGGCCGGAATTGCCGCCGGTTGGTGGATTTGTCGTCGTTACGCTCACGCGGTTGGGATCACGGTCGACGACGTCGACGCGATCGCGCTGTGGGCGATCATCGCCGGAATCGTGGGCACCCGGGCGCTGCACGTGATCGACAAATGGCCGGAGATCTACGCTTCCGACCCCCTATTGGCGCCGCAGATTTGGCGCGGCGGGGGCGCGATCTGGGGCGGAATCATCGGCGGGGTGGCCGGGGGCGCGATCGCCGCCTGGCGACACGGGATCTACATCCCGGCCGTGGCCGACGTCGGCGCGCTGGGCCTGATCCTGGGCCAGGCCATCGGCCGTCTGGCCAACGTGGTCAACGGCGAGCACACCCGCGTCGCGTCCGATCTACCCTGGGCTTTTCTTTACACCAATCCGGCCACCCTGGCCGCCCGCGACGCGACCGGCGCGACGTTCCCGGCCCACCCGGCCCATCTCTATGAATTGCTCGCCGACGTCCTCATCCTGGCGGTCCTGATATTTGCGATCAGCCGCTGGGGCGGGTCCGGGCGGGTCTTCGCACTCTATGCGTTTTCCTATTCGCTATTCCGATTCCTGATTACTTTCCTGCGCCAGGACGAGCTTTACGGCCCCTTTTCCCAGGCGCAATGGATCGCAGTCGCGATCGGATTGGTCGCGGGGCTGGCGCTATTCCTCTTTTGGACCGGGCGCCTGTCCACCCGGACCATGCATTGGCGGCGCGCCCGTGGACAAGCTCCGCCCATAAACCCTGATCCCAGCGACTAG
- the purE gene encoding 5-(carboxyamino)imidazole ribonucleotide mutase, which translates to MSEQKTLQVGVVFGSKSDWPVMQSAAQQLEKFGIAFEARVLSAHRTPDDTVEWIRSCERRGVQVFIAAAGGAAHLAGAVAAQTVRPVLGVPMPGWALDGLDSLLSTVQMPRGIPVGTLAIGKAGAHNAALLAVQILALHDESLAEALNSARRADRDAILDTALD; encoded by the coding sequence ATGTCCGAGCAAAAAACTCTTCAGGTTGGCGTGGTCTTCGGGTCCAAGTCCGATTGGCCGGTCATGCAGAGCGCTGCCCAGCAGCTGGAGAAATTCGGAATCGCCTTCGAGGCGCGCGTCCTTTCCGCTCACCGAACCCCGGACGACACGGTTGAATGGATACGGTCCTGCGAACGGCGCGGGGTGCAGGTTTTCATTGCCGCTGCCGGCGGGGCGGCCCATCTGGCCGGCGCGGTGGCCGCGCAGACCGTCCGTCCGGTGCTGGGAGTCCCCATGCCGGGTTGGGCCCTGGACGGACTCGACTCGCTTCTCTCAACGGTGCAGATGCCGCGCGGGATCCCGGTCGGCACGCTGGCGATCGGGAAGGCCGGAGCCCACAACGCGGCCCTGTTGGCCGTCCAGATCCTGGCCCTGCACGACGAATCGCTGGCCGAAGCCCTCAATTCAGCGCGGCGAGCCGATCGCGACGCGATCCTGGATACCGCCCTGGATTGA
- a CDS encoding Arc family DNA-binding protein gives MPNISVRDVPEAVHLALKAEARRNRRSLNREILNRLEDSLAREPRDAEALLERIRLRKRVIGPIAAGPEIVRELLDAGRR, from the coding sequence ATGCCGAATATTTCCGTCCGCGATGTGCCCGAGGCGGTGCACCTGGCTTTGAAGGCAGAAGCGCGCCGCAACCGGCGCAGCCTCAATCGCGAAATCCTGAATCGGCTGGAGGACTCGCTGGCGCGCGAGCCCCGCGACGCCGAGGCGCTGCTTGAGCGAATCCGTTTGCGCAAGCGCGTGATCGGGCCCATCGCGGCCGGTCCGGAGATCGTGCGGGAGTTGCTGGACGCCGGCCGACGATGA
- a CDS encoding MMPL family transporter has product MFVSLGRVVVRWRWAVVFGWLLLAGVGSVFAVQVPERLVAGGFSSPDLEAAQAYERYAAAFEQPLPVLTLIIHDSDGRIDSPAALAEIERLRTAVLAVEGVAAVQALGEAGFQRADSGKTVFLHVTTDLQTARAHALTGPVNTAIAGSWLEVRLAGPAAYYHDIEQFTKSDLQRAELLGVPFLLLVLLAVFGSLTAAALPLVMGAISVGVGLALVWMVAGAVEISIFALNIATLLGLGLGVDYSLFLVSRYRRELRRAGPRAAVVATSASMGKTIAFSATAVIIGLTALTMFEFQFLRSIGIVGAMVTAVAALCALTLAPAVLAILGPSINRFRILPRLFGGGRFWARTARAVMKHPIRVFVPVAMVLLAFVIPLSEARITLPDARVLPQRADARQAFELLESEYGPGQLAQLFLVLEFEDGPFSDAALEKQLRLVRSLEADPRVAKTSGIVSIDPRITLDQYRLLYSDGPAASDPIARAAAQVSTSGNLALIGITPSVAGNSAAGRELVYAIRDRVAGLELQGQLGGGSANYTDFVDAVYGTFPIVIGVILLATLVLLAGMFHSLILPLKAVALNLLSLTTSFGAVVLIFQFGWLAPLLGFEPLGYIDATLPVILFAMLFGLSMDYEVFLLAQVQENWLESGNVEAAVANGLQASGRVITSGALVVIVVGLAFASAEVVTVKALGVAGAIAIATDAAIVRSLLAPAAMKLAGAWNWWMPVRAYRLQPR; this is encoded by the coding sequence GTGTTTGTATCCCTGGGCCGGGTGGTGGTGCGGTGGCGCTGGGCGGTGGTTTTCGGCTGGTTGCTGCTGGCCGGAGTCGGGTCGGTTTTTGCGGTCCAGGTACCCGAACGGCTCGTAGCCGGGGGATTCAGTTCCCCCGACCTGGAAGCCGCACAGGCCTACGAGCGGTACGCCGCCGCGTTCGAGCAGCCGTTGCCGGTGCTCACGCTAATCATTCACGACTCCGATGGGCGAATCGATTCGCCCGCGGCCCTCGCCGAAATCGAGCGGCTGCGCACCGCGGTCCTGGCGGTCGAGGGCGTCGCCGCGGTCCAGGCCTTGGGCGAGGCCGGCTTCCAGCGCGCCGATTCGGGGAAGACCGTCTTCCTGCACGTGACCACCGATTTGCAGACCGCCCGGGCCCACGCGCTGACGGGGCCGGTCAATACCGCCATTGCCGGTTCCTGGCTGGAGGTGCGACTGGCCGGTCCGGCCGCCTACTACCACGATATCGAGCAGTTCACCAAGTCCGATTTGCAACGGGCCGAATTGCTCGGGGTTCCGTTTCTGCTGCTGGTCCTGCTGGCGGTATTCGGAAGCCTGACCGCCGCCGCCCTGCCGCTGGTCATGGGCGCGATTTCGGTGGGGGTGGGCCTGGCACTTGTCTGGATGGTTGCCGGCGCGGTCGAGATTTCCATCTTCGCGCTCAACATCGCCACCCTGCTGGGACTCGGTCTGGGCGTGGACTATTCGCTCTTCCTGGTCTCACGGTACCGGCGCGAATTGCGCCGCGCCGGCCCCCGGGCGGCGGTCGTGGCGACCAGCGCCTCGATGGGCAAGACGATCGCCTTCTCGGCGACGGCGGTCATCATCGGCCTGACCGCTTTGACGATGTTCGAATTCCAGTTCCTGCGCTCGATCGGAATCGTCGGCGCCATGGTGACCGCCGTCGCGGCGCTTTGCGCGTTGACGCTGGCCCCGGCGGTTCTGGCGATATTGGGGCCGTCGATCAACCGTTTCCGGATCCTGCCGCGTCTATTCGGCGGGGGCCGATTCTGGGCCCGCACCGCCCGCGCGGTCATGAAGCACCCGATAAGGGTCTTCGTGCCGGTTGCAATGGTCCTACTGGCATTCGTGATACCGCTCTCCGAAGCTCGCATCACCCTTCCCGACGCGCGCGTCCTGCCCCAGCGCGCCGATGCCCGGCAGGCGTTCGAGCTGCTCGAATCCGAATACGGTCCCGGCCAGCTGGCGCAGCTCTTTCTAGTCTTGGAATTCGAAGACGGCCCCTTCAGCGACGCCGCCCTCGAAAAGCAGCTGCGGCTGGTCCGATCGCTCGAAGCCGACCCGCGGGTGGCGAAAACCAGCGGGATCGTGAGCATCGATCCGCGCATAACCCTGGATCAATATCGCCTGCTTTACTCCGACGGTCCCGCCGCATCCGATCCGATCGCCCGCGCCGCTGCCCAGGTTTCCACCAGCGGCAACCTGGCGTTGATTGGAATCACGCCTTCAGTTGCCGGCAATAGCGCCGCCGGCCGCGAACTGGTCTATGCGATCCGGGACCGGGTTGCCGGCCTGGAGTTGCAGGGACAGCTGGGCGGCGGGTCGGCCAACTACACGGATTTCGTCGACGCCGTTTACGGGACCTTTCCGATTGTGATCGGGGTCATCCTGCTGGCCACTCTGGTCCTGCTGGCGGGCATGTTCCATTCGCTGATACTGCCGCTCAAAGCGGTCGCGCTCAACCTGCTCTCGCTAACGACCAGCTTTGGCGCGGTAGTGCTCATCTTCCAATTCGGCTGGCTTGCGCCGCTGCTGGGGTTCGAGCCGCTCGGCTACATCGATGCCACCCTGCCGGTGATCCTGTTTGCGATGCTGTTTGGCCTCAGCATGGACTATGAGGTGTTCCTGCTGGCCCAGGTGCAGGAAAACTGGCTCGAATCAGGCAACGTTGAGGCGGCGGTCGCCAACGGGTTGCAGGCCTCCGGGCGGGTGATCACCTCCGGGGCGCTGGTTGTGATCGTGGTTGGCCTGGCCTTCGCCAGCGCCGAGGTGGTGACCGTTAAGGCGCTGGGAGTCGCCGGAGCGATCGCGATAGCCACCGACGCGGCGATAGTTCGCTCGCTGCTGGCGCCGGCGGCAATGAAGTTGGCCGGTGCCTGGAACTGGTGGATGCCCGTTCGGGCGTATCGTTTGCAGCCCCGATGA
- a CDS encoding carotenoid 1,2-hydratase, with amino-acid sequence MRAAPPNALPGLIIGLLLAGCAQSLTPLPDPAAPAPVEIPGLPPIELPRDHRSHQDLSEWWYFTGHLQDREGTWFGFEFVIFAANRQNLGSSFAAHVAISDPNPGSFRYAERTSNVHGAANRGDWLCVGGWTLGVGENDFSIAAGDDLFGFDLMLRPTKPPVLHGEGGVIDFGAAGWSYYYSHTRLAVEGKLTLGGAERSVTGQAWFDHQWGDFLVTGQGGWDWFSLQLDDGRELMATVLRDADGDETTVYGTLVGGTGAAAHLDATAIEIQVLADWRSPRSGADYPARWNLRVPSAGLNLDLIPTIPDQELDTSASTGTIYWEGSVQARQAGQPVGRGFVELTGYAETGDRRPPGAVIGQNLCGP; translated from the coding sequence ATGAGGGCCGCGCCGCCAAACGCCCTGCCGGGATTAATAATCGGCCTGCTGCTGGCCGGCTGCGCCCAATCCCTTACCCCGCTGCCCGACCCGGCCGCGCCGGCGCCAGTGGAAATACCCGGCCTCCCGCCGATCGAACTGCCGCGCGACCATCGGTCCCATCAGGACCTGTCCGAATGGTGGTACTTCACGGGCCATCTGCAGGACCGCGAAGGAACCTGGTTCGGGTTCGAATTCGTGATCTTCGCCGCCAACCGCCAAAACCTGGGCTCCAGCTTCGCCGCCCACGTTGCGATCTCAGACCCGAACCCGGGCAGCTTCCGCTACGCGGAGCGGACCTCGAACGTGCACGGCGCCGCCAACCGCGGCGACTGGCTCTGCGTGGGCGGGTGGACCCTCGGAGTAGGGGAGAACGATTTCTCGATCGCGGCCGGCGACGACTTATTCGGCTTCGATCTGATGCTGCGGCCGACCAAGCCGCCGGTGCTGCACGGTGAGGGAGGCGTAATCGACTTCGGCGCCGCCGGATGGTCGTATTACTACTCGCATACCCGGCTTGCGGTCGAAGGGAAGCTCACCCTCGGCGGGGCCGAACGCAGCGTAACCGGGCAAGCCTGGTTCGACCACCAGTGGGGCGATTTCCTGGTGACCGGGCAAGGTGGCTGGGACTGGTTTTCGCTGCAGCTGGACGACGGCCGCGAATTGATGGCGACGGTCCTGCGTGACGCCGACGGGGATGAGACGACGGTCTATGGCACCTTGGTCGGCGGCACGGGCGCCGCCGCGCATCTGGACGCGACGGCGATCGAAATCCAGGTTCTGGCGGACTGGCGCAGCCCGCGTTCGGGCGCCGATTACCCGGCCCGCTGGAACCTGAGAGTCCCTTCGGCGGGATTGAACCTGGATCTGATTCCGACCATCCCGGACCAGGAGCTGGACACGAGCGCCAGCACCGGCACGATCTACTGGGAGGGATCGGTCCAAGCCCGGCAGGCCGGCCAGCCGGTGGGGCGAGGGTTCGTCGAATTGACCGGTTACGCGGAGACCGGAGATCGACGCCCGCCGGGAGCTGTCATTGGGCAAAATCTGTGCGGGCCATAG